The following are encoded in a window of Mycoplasmopsis verecunda genomic DNA:
- a CDS encoding IS1634 family transposase produces the protein MISNKNKEKDDYYVGLAISAGYGKGYDKSISIGSLSKLSTKHNNPISILKKIAESLPLDADKNYVKNKVAEYFETSKIEIGTYNVGIELLYKVIDEINLFKDINTVKKECEQIFKFLIAKRILEPESLIRSFNLKDKYVNEINIQKSTVYNFLDFVADNKQKLVANINEKMNVSTKREANLIFLDATTLYFETFVNANENLKEKFSLKRAGYSKDGKFKEDQVVLGMVTDTNGIPLNFVLLPGNIAKLKNFYPYNSWIKWNIQFTKCNCCCRQRNEFAQNKDYVKYQNMHYIFPIRLKGESHKFKQYVVSETDYQKVDGLLYKEIQQVDDRAENRIKYRRIIIYDTWKAKRDKILRKEVLDRFDKIKGKDGTATAKSMISYKKYKFFKEIQESKIAIDVEMLKEDAKLDGYVAFETTRYNLTAREIVDIYKKQWTIERNFRDLKSTLDARPMYVRTDNHIFGHITICFLGLVVLNYLTWYINHKQKDKWGVLDRVTPSQIIESIKVANINFTKVDGKITYSSSWDNEIFRNEIELYREIKMLVSDGFSV, from the coding sequence GTGATTAGTAACAAAAACAAAGAAAAAGATGATTACTATGTTGGATTAGCGATATCAGCCGGTTATGGTAAAGGATACGATAAAAGCATAAGTATTGGTTCATTATCAAAATTATCTACAAAACACAATAATCCTATTTCTATACTTAAGAAAATTGCTGAAAGTTTACCACTAGATGCTGATAAAAACTATGTGAAGAATAAAGTTGCTGAATATTTTGAAACATCTAAAATAGAAATCGGAACATATAATGTAGGGATTGAATTACTTTATAAAGTAATTGATGAAATCAACTTATTTAAGGATATCAATACGGTAAAAAAAGAATGTGAACAAATATTTAAGTTTTTAATAGCAAAAAGAATATTAGAACCCGAGAGTTTAATTCGTAGTTTCAATCTGAAAGATAAATATGTAAATGAAATAAACATTCAAAAATCAACAGTTTACAACTTTTTGGACTTTGTTGCAGATAACAAACAAAAACTAGTAGCGAACATAAATGAAAAAATGAATGTATCAACTAAGAGAGAAGCAAATTTGATATTTTTGGATGCTACAACTCTATATTTTGAAACATTTGTTAATGCTAACGAGAATTTAAAAGAAAAGTTTTCATTAAAAAGAGCTGGATATTCTAAAGATGGTAAATTTAAAGAAGATCAAGTAGTTTTAGGTATGGTAACAGACACAAACGGAATACCATTAAATTTTGTTTTATTACCAGGTAATATAGCTAAATTAAAAAACTTTTATCCCTACAATTCATGAATTAAGTGAAATATACAATTTACAAAATGTAACTGTTGTTGCAGACAAAGGAATGAATTCGCACAAAATAAGGATTATGTAAAGTATCAAAATATGCATTATATTTTTCCTATTAGATTGAAAGGCGAATCACACAAATTCAAGCAATATGTAGTTAGTGAAACTGATTACCAAAAAGTTGATGGTTTATTATATAAAGAAATTCAACAAGTAGATGATAGAGCAGAAAATAGAATAAAATACAGAAGAATTATTATATATGACACTTGAAAAGCTAAAAGAGACAAGATATTAAGAAAAGAAGTGCTCGATAGATTTGACAAAATCAAAGGAAAAGACGGTACAGCAACAGCAAAAAGTATGATTTCCTATAAGAAATATAAATTCTTCAAAGAAATTCAAGAATCAAAGATTGCAATAGATGTAGAAATGCTAAAAGAAGATGCTAAACTTGATGGTTATGTCGCATTCGAAACAACTAGATATAACCTAACGGCAAGAGAAATAGTTGATATATACAAAAAACAATGAACAATTGAGAGAAATTTCAGAGATCTTAAATCAACATTAGATGCTAGACCAATGTATGTAAGAACAGATAATCACATTTTTGGACATATAACCATTTGTTTTTTAGGATTAGTTGTATTAAATTATTTAACTTGATATATAAATCATAAGCAAAAAGATAAATGAGGTGTTTTAGATAGAGTTACTCCATCTCAAATAATAGAATCAATAAAAGTAGCTAACATAAACTTCACTAAAGTTGATGGCAAAATTACTTATTCATCTTCATGAGATAATGAGATATTTAGAAATGAAATTGAGTTATACAGAGAAATAAAAATGCTTGTATCTGATGGTTTTTCTGTGTAA